ATTCCGATTCAATATTTCAGACAGCAATTAAAGCTACATCAACACCCAAAAATCCACGACAACATGCACCGAAACGACTGAAAGTGTATTCTTTTAGAGACATGGAAGATAGCATCGAATCTTTCGGTGCCGAGGAAGGAGAAGATGTGAGGATGTGGCTGAAGCAGCTAAAGAGTGTATGCAAAGCAGCGCGATGGGACGACGAACAGCAGCTGATTATGTGCCGTAAGAAACTAGCCGGTACGGCTAGACGATTCGTATTCTCCCTTCGGACCAGTTTCAGTAGTTTTGCGAAGTTGGAGAAGGCGCTGATCAAAGAATTCGCTCCACGCATAAGAGCGAGTGATGTGCATCGTGCATTAACCAACCGGAAGAAAAAGACAAGTGAATCTATCCGAGATTATATTTACGAAATGCAACGGCTTGCGATACCGATCGATCTGGATGAGCCAAGCCTATGTGAGTATATAGTGAGTGGAATAACCGACGATGAGCATCATCAGTCGATATTATTAGAAGCTCAAAGCATCGAGCGACTAAAGAAAAAGTTGTTGAATTTCGAAAAGGTAACGAAGACTGCAAAGAGTAAGACGAAGCGTGAAGAgttcacaaaaaaggaagataagCTACGACCGAACgaaaaggcaaataataaacagATCAAAAGGCAGAATTGTTTCAACTGTGGCGAAACGTCGCACATTTCGTCGGAATGCCCACAAAAGAACGAGGGACCGAAGTGCTTCTCGTGCAATATGTTCGGTCATCGGGCACGCGACTGTAAAAAGGGCAGTACCAGTAGCAAaagtggtaaacaaaatgtatcgatGTGCAGCGAACAACAAAGTCATTGTGTGCGCTCCCAGCCAATTCCTGTTAACCGAGAAGACGAAATTGTGACGAAGCAGTCTACGAAACtaacaggaaagaaaacaatgataACCATGAAGATAGGAGCAATCGCCATAGAAACACTCTTCGATACCGGTAGTTCCTTAAACCTGATGACATATCGTACTTACAAGAAAATCGGACAGCCGGGTCTCGACGCTACCACAGTGAAATTTACGGGTTTCGGTGGAACAGAAATCGCGGCACAAGGGGTTTGTACAGTAGATGTGACTATCGAGAACGAACATTACCGGGAAGTGCAATTCTATGTGGTGACAAACGAAAGCATGCCATTCGAGGCTGTACTAGGAACGGCATCCCTAGAACATTTTGATGTGAGTGTGACCACTAACGGTGTTATGTTGAAAAGGAAAGTTAATATTTACGCAGACGTAGAAACATCCCCAGGGaactttattttcaatattaatgTTGAAGAGGAAGAAGTGGAAGCACCCGTAAAATACAAGGACGCAATTTCAGAGTGTATTCGAAATTACAAGCCGAAAGATTGTCCGCATGAAGAcaatgaattgaaaattcaagTGAGTGATGATATCCCGGTGCGTGCGCACCCAAGACGTCTTGCGCCGCTGGAAAGGAAGGTGGTAAAATCGCAGGTAGACGAGTGGCTACGTGATGGTGTGGTGCGTCCATCAAACAGTCCATACGCTAGTGCAATCGTGGTCGTACCGAAGAAAGACGGGTCGCGTAGAGTGTGCGTGGACTATCGGGAAATTAACCGAAAAATCATACGCGATTCGTATCCCATGCCTATCGTAGAAGATCAAATCGATCAATTAGAAAGTGCTCGAGTGTATTCGACGTTGGACTTAAAAAATTCTTACTTCCATGTGCCGATCGCTGAAGATAGTCGTAAGTACACGTCATTTGTCACCCAAGAAGGACAATATGAGTTCTGCAGAGCTCCATTCGGATTGTGTCTCAGTGGCAGTGCGTTTGGCAGGTTTATAAATTCGGTATTGCGTGAGTTGATTAACGATGGAACCGTATTAGCATTCGTGGATGATATAATAGTGCCAGCGAAGGATGAAGAAGCGGGTTTAAAATCGGTAAAACGGTTGTTGAGCAATGCTGAGAAAGCAGGACTGCAATTTAATTGGAAGAAGTGCAGGTTCTTGCAAAGACGTATTGAGTACCTCGGATACACAATATACGAAGGACGCATAGAACCATCGCAGTTGAAAGTAGAGAAGGTGAAGAGATTTCCGATGCCAACTACGACGAAACAATTGCAGCGGTTTTACGGATTGGCGAGTTACTTTCGGAAATTTGTAGTGAGTTTTGCGGAAGTGATGCGTCCATTATCGACATTGTTAAGAAAAGACGAACGATTTGAAGTAACCGATGATGTAAAGAAAGCGTTTGATcatataaaaacaatattaagtCAATATCCAGTGcttcggattttcaaatcaggGCTTGAAACGGAAATCCCTACTGACGCAAGCAAGGAAGCGTTGGCAGGCATTTTAATGCAGCGGGCGGAAGACGACGGAAAGTTCCATCCTTGCTATTATTATAGCCGGTTAACAAATCAGGCAGAAAAGAATTATCATTCTTTTGACTTGGAATCTTTGGCAGTGGTTGAGTCTGTGAAGAAGTTCCGGTGTTACTTGCTTGGACAACGGTTTAAGATAATAACGGACTGCATCGCGTTTAAGCAGTCCTTGGTGAAGAAGAATCCGAACGCGAGAACCAGCAGATGGCTAGATGTGCTAGCTGAATTCGAATACGCGGTGGAACATCGTTCAGCAGACAGGATGCGACACGTGGATGCCTTATCACGAGCGAACGTGATGGTGGTAACGTCAGTGGTGTGTGCGCGAATAGCCGCAGCGCAGCGTGCTGATTCGACTATAGCAGAGATAATACGCAGAATCGAACATGAAGGAAGCTATGATGAATTCACGGTAGTGGATGGTGTTCTTCATAAGGGCAGCGTAGGGGCAGAGAAGTTGTACGTACCGAGCGAAATGCAAAGTCAAATAATACGAAGCGCACATGAGCAAGGACATTTCGGTGTAAAAAAGACGAAAGAACGAATCGCGACAGATTATTTTATTCCCAATGTTGATAATAAGATCGCAAAAGTTATCGCGTCGTGCGTGAGATGCATAGTAGGAGAAAGAAAGCGGGGTAAGATGGAAGGAGAACTTCACTCCATCCCAAAGGGAAGCGTTCCTTTGGACACATTTCATATTGACCATATGGGACCTATGCCCTCAACTAGGAAGTCCTACAATCATATCTTTACGATAATAGATGCGTTCACCAAATTTGTTTGGCTATTTCCGGTAAAATCTACAACGGCAgaagaagcaattaaaaagtTAAAGATAGTTGCAAATACGTTTGGACATCCAAAAAGAATTATATCCGATAGAGCAACGGCGTTCACTTCGAAAGCGTTCGAAAACTATTGTACGGAAAATAATATAGAATCGCATAAGATTGTTACAGGAGTACCGCGAGGGAACGGGCAAGTCGAACGAATCCACGGCGTAATAATTCCGATCTTAACTAAATTATCTATGGAAAAGTCAGACGAGTGGTTTAGGCACGTTGATAGGGTACAAACGGTCATAAACAACAGCTGGCAAAAGGCAATTGGAATGACTCCATTCGAGTTGTTCATtggtgtgaaaatgaaaacgaaggATGATGTTATGTTGGCGCAAATATTGAAGGAAGAAATGCAGAAAATCTTTAATGATGGACGAGACGAATTACGACAGCAGGCGCGgcaaaacattgttaagatgcaagaggaaaatagaaaatactaCAATCTTCGCCGTAAGAAAACACGAGTGTACAAGGTGGGTGATTTGGTAGCGTTGCCATTTACCCAATTCAGGACAGGAGGAAAGGTCAAAAAACGATACTTGGGTCCATATGAAATCCAAAGAACACTGCCGAATGATAGATATGAGGTTCGCAAAATAAACGAAGAAGATGAAGGGCCTCTTCTAACGACCACGGCGGGAGATGTGTTGAAAAATTGGTCACAATCGGATTGATTGTTATCAGGAAAGGCCGTGTGGGAACAGataaggaagagaaagagagcgaatgaAAAACTGAGCGGACTGTATAAGAGGATAGGGAGCAGTGtggaagagcgagagaaagagagagggagagagagagagagagagagagagagagagagagagagagagagagagagagagagagagagcggaaaGAATATACTAGGAGGCGCGCAGTAGGATAAGACATTCGCGTATCGACAGTCAGAACGAAACGACCTTCGACCGTTGTTAATACCTTTACCTTGAAAtattgtttaataaattcaacTCTTTCCTTACATACATTTGTATTTAAATCAAATTCTTCCAAATCCTTTTTAACAGCTCAAATACAATGAATAAGTATTATAAAGTATTATTTCTTCAAATCTAATATATACGAAGACTGGAAATAAAACTTGAGTTAAAATTGCGTTTGCAAACTTTAACACAAAGTTTCTTCATCAAATGAAAGTAAATATGTTACAGTATTACGTGACAGACCGCCAGACTCATCCAGAGTGCTAGAGCAGAATCGATGGGCTAGTGTAAAACCTCGTAAAAACAAAGGAGTAACTAGCGAACTGCGGAATCGAAAGCAACACGACGTGTGCACATCATTTGTGGGTCTCAACGTAAGGAGAGAggaagaataaaatatgtgTGCTAGGTAGACGTGTACGCACACCAAACCCGATTAATAAACTAAAATTCATGgtgaatgaaaatgttttgcaaatggTACACTGTGCCCTTAAAAACGGTATTACACAAACTATCATTTTTCCCAGGTTTTCGGAAAAACTCCAGAcgttttcacaattttttccaCTTTAACTAATCCACGGCTTATTCCCGGTTGAGTGGTCACCCCGACCTCTCTGTACAAAGTTATTAAAGTTTGAAAATCGAATTCATACTCTTGTTTCCGTTTGTAGAGTTGGTGGCTAACTGATAAGAGTAAGGTTTTCAACAAATATCatcatttcttcgattttcaggATTCGAGGATGGATTATTTGAAGTCTGTGAAGTCTGTCTTTCAACAATTAAAAAAcgaactaaataaataaatcgacAATACGAcactaaaaacaataaataaagtaaatctGTAAGTTAATAAATTTCACTCACCTCTTTTGCACATACATTTGAAGATAGAAATGTATCCACAGCGAATTCACTTAAACGGATCTGCCATGGGCACTTACCTAAAATTAGAAATAAACAGGAAACTCGATTTAATATAAATAACTTTATGTACCCTGAACCATGAATATTATAtgaataaacatttaaataaataatatcatTCATTAAGTTCATCCTACAAGGCACGGAATGAACGTTCTAGGAACGTTCATTGAACCTACTGAAACGCATAATGAAAAGCGTCACACTGTTTGTCTCAAGCACAGCCGTTGCCCTAGGTAGTACTGCTAAttctcctattttttttttttctaataaccCTAAAAGTATGCGCTTCACCATTGTAGCGTAAAAAAAGTAAGAGCGCATGTTTAAACATTCTCATGCACAACAAAGTGTAGGAGCAATAACCCTACTTTGTAATTTTACTTGAACCCGAGTAAGATCGTTGCATAGAAGGAACGGAACGACTAGTCCAACGACTAGACCAACCGAAGCGCGTCTGCAGCGTGTTTAAATAAAGACAGGCTCCGACGATTGCCCAGTAACATCAATGACAAGTTACGCAACAAATCGTGTATCCAACAGAATTACCGACCGAGATTGTCCTTTCATtctaaaacgaaacaatattATTGATTATTGTCCAAATTACGATTACGATTAAAATTAAAGGTATTGTTAATTTGTTAACAGCTCCGTACCGTGTTGTAAGCGGGGTTGGCTACTCTAAGAGGGCGCCAAAATAAGAAATTGTCGTAATACGATCTCCTACTTGATGATCCTTTCAGGATGCATTAATAGTCATATCGACTTCATACTCATACTCATTGACTTCATTATAATCATacttgataataaaaaaaataattaaataattatttcatttttcaaatctcaTGTTGACCATGTTTTATCTCTAAGCATAACCTGACTATGTTTTCAGGAATAAGTTTGATACGATATAAATATGCGAAATGCGTTATGCGTaatgggtttattttttgcgcAGCTAAACATACATGCAGCGAAATTGCTACCGCTAAGAAATCAGCATAAGTAACTAAGCAAACTAAATTTAAttagtgaagaatttgttgatTCTTGCTGATAATGATAAATTATCATCTATATTCAAAGGACTTGCGAAATGGTaggattgtttgcttttatttatggAAATAACCTTGAAACGATGATATGGAGCAAACTGAATAAACATGCTACTGCGTTTACTTTGAAGTATTCTACGGATGTTGAAGGGACTGAAATCTCTCACTGAACTAAAAGCGTTTAAATCGCAAATGCTATACATATAATGTTGAAAGTGCAACATCTAGCGAGCTTCCGAAATGTATTCATAAGTATCCATAAGAATGTACAACCAAACAAGTGAATTTGTGCTGCataataatttttgaataCGCTGTTCTTCCTGGCAGTAGCTAGCACTTATGGTTTAGAGTAAGCGATGTGGAACACGCCTATGATGAAAGTAATCGTTTTGTTAGAGGGAAGGAGGCTGTCTGAGTACATGAATTCGGAATCCTGCTGGGAAGTTGGAAACTGATCTGGCCATATGCTAAATAAGAATGAATTAAGCTCGAAACCCAAAACTATTCATACAGACCTTTCTCTTCGGGCTGCTAGCTACGTAAATCAGAACAACAAAATGGCCGACATGCccacaaatttcacaaacaacaaaccacaaGAACTGAGCAGGatggtttcgttcgtttcaaTCGCGCTCGATAAGTACGGCATATTATGTTCACTTTACAACATTTCAACAAACCGACACTTTT
This genomic window from Anopheles maculipalpis chromosome 2RL, idAnoMacuDA_375_x, whole genome shotgun sequence contains:
- the LOC126567343 gene encoding uncharacterized protein LOC126567343, translating into MTTVEELCENFTKIGLIRECEKLGLPTTGGKMEIAEKIIKHRSKTSSNSENGDALEGEKDDDRCSEDDGNCEKDDSQNFGNEERDEDDGPSTDDEDDDEDDNIDEGDSDSIFQTAIKATSTPKNPRQHAPKRLKVYSFRDMEDSIESFGAEEGEDVRMWLKQLKSVCKAARWDDEQQLIMCRKKLAGTARRFVFSLRTSFSSFAKLEKALIKEFAPRIRASDVHRALTNRKKKTSESIRDYIYEMQRLAIPIDLDEPSLCEYIVSGITDDEHHQSILLEAQSIERLKKKLLNFEKVTKTAKSKTKREEFTKKEDKLRPNEKANNKQIKRQNCFNCGETSHISSECPQKNEGPKCFSCNMFGHRARDCKKGSTSSKSETLIQLIFRTNSDLVKHLTDVSCYGNSM